The Styela clava chromosome 10, kaStyClav1.hap1.2, whole genome shotgun sequence genome window below encodes:
- the LOC120337509 gene encoding mixed lineage kinase domain-like protein, with product MVLEIIECVYRVSKKVHQTVEEVKANKQRCKRLSDRVRYLVAPLKELFKDKEREVVYKEALIDLVQTLEEARQFMKTFTRTKTVTKRIQDYCYPSQVKEKFEYLNEKLNDLIPTLTLGLHVEHRRSVRNLFAPGLRGTQDTKDECEDLQEMQQIMKGLGLSALSNIDCADLKQRKRVKKSSLYDIYTAKYRMSTVIVKKLRCTLTPATKDLFINDANKLVHLNSENVVRVFGVSVDPKEDSYLLVMENMELGNLNKILLSKIPIDNDLKVRMAVEASRGLYFIHCSGMLHGNLCSTKFLVNEDFHIKISGFGFSNQVLGENAPGSRKSIFASKKSDKSSAGTYDEKTEIYEFGLVLWQICRRLPKSKYKKNPEPEDLRASESEITDAKTELLAVSSWCCEDDEFARPSMEDILEHLIEYKERVAEYEDGKD from the exons ATGGTGCTAGAAATAATTGAGTGTGTATACAGAGTTTCTAAGAAAGTGCATCAAACAGTTGAGGAAGTAAAGGCTAACAAGCAAAGATGTAAAAGACTCAGTGATCGCGTACGATATTTGGTTGCCCCGCTAAAGGAACTTTTCAAAGAT AAAGAGCGTGAAGTTGTTTACAAGGAAGCTTTAATTGACCTTGTACAAACATTGGAAGAAGCGAGGCAATTTATGAAAACCTTTACCAGAACCAAAACTGTTACGAAGCGTATTCAAGACTATTGCTATCCATCTCAAGTGAAG gaaaaatttgaatatctgaACGAGAAATTGAATGATCTCATACCTACACTTACTCTCGGTTTACACGTCGAACACAGACGATCTGTCAGAAATTTATTTGCTCCGGGATTGCGAGGAACTCAAGACACAAAAGATGAATGTGAAGATTTGCAGGAGATGCAACAAATTATGAAAGGACTAG GTCTTTCCGCATTGAGTAACATAGATTGTGCTGATTTGAAGCAACGAAAAAGAGTGAAGAAGAGTTCACTGTACGACATCTACACGGCAAAATATAGAATGTCAACTGTGATTGTGAAAAAGCTGCGATGCACCCTTACCCCAGCAAC AAAAGATCTTTTCATCAACGATGCAAATAAACTGGTTCATTTGAATTCCGAAAATGTTGTGAGAGTTTTCGGTGTTAGTGTTGATCCGAAAGAAGATTCATATCTGCTTGTGATGGAAAACATGGAACTCGGAAATTTGAACAAA ATTCTTCTGTCAAAAATACCAATTGATAATGACTTAAAAGTCAGAATGGCTGTGGAAGCTTCAAGAGGTCTCTATTTCATACATTGCAGTGGAATGTTGCACGGAAATTTATGCTCAACAAAGTTCTTAGTGAATGAGGATTTTCACATAAAG ATATCCGGGTTTGGGTTTTCTAATCAAGTGCTTGGAGAAAATGCACCAGGATCAAGGAAATCAATATTTGCAAGCAAAAAATCTGATAAATCTTCTGCGGGTACTTATGacgaaaaaactgaaatatacGA ATTCGGTCTGGTTCTTTGGCAAATATGTCGACGTCTTCCTAAGTctaaatacaagaaaaatcctGAACCAGAAGATCTGAGAGCTTCAGAAAGTGAAATAACTGATGCAAAAACTGAATTACTTGCTGTATCATCATGGTGTTGTGAAGATGACGAATTTGCACGTCCGTCTATGGAAG ATATATTGGAACATCTCATTGAATACAAAGAAAGAGTTGCAGAATACGAAGATGGCAAAGACTGA
- the LOC120337739 gene encoding glutamate-rich WD repeat-containing protein 1-like, with the protein MEGEDGDTHIDENEVSDVYLPGESINEDEQLVHDETSYVVYHEAQTGSPCLSFDIIQDELGDNRNGFPITSYVVCGTQSTQRPNHVIVMKMSNMHRTKERQDEEDSDSSDDEDEDLDSKPELETAMVLHHGGVNRIRNTKFGATNLAATWSERNSVHIWDLSKQLAAVDNAGMMQQFLRVDQKKSVPLYSFGGHLAEGFAMDWSPTAAGTLLTGDCRHHIHLWTPQESGTWHVDQRPFSAHTDSVEDVQWSPNERSVFASCSVDKTIRIWDTRASPSSACMLTRTAHEKDINVISWNKKEPFIVSGGDDAMLKVWDLRQFQKGDPVATFKHHTAAITSVEWHPNESSIFAAAGADNQVTQWDLAVEPDNQVAMECENNDSEQNNNNNEKLKDIPPQLLFIHQGQTEIKEIHWHPQIPGLIISTALSGFNVFKTISV; encoded by the exons ATGGAAGGCGAGGACGGAGACACACACATAGACGAAAACGAAGTTAGTGATGTTTATTTGCCGGGAGAGAGCATAAATGAGGACGAACAACTTGTTCATGACGAGACTTCATATGTTGTATACCACGAAGCACAGACTG GCTCTCCATGTCTAAGCTTCGACATAATACAAGATGAACTTGGGGACAATAGGAATGGCTTTCCAATCACAAGTTATGTTGTTTGCGGAACACAAAGCACCCAAAGACCTAATCATGTGATCGTAATGAAAATGAGCAATATGCACCGAACAAAAGAAAGAcag GATGAAGAAGATTCTGATTCATCAGATGACGAAGATGAAGATCTTGACAGTAAACCAGAACTTGAAACTGCTATGGTTTTACACCATGGAGGAGTTAATAGAATCAGG AATACGAAGTTTGGTGCCACAAATTTGGCTGCAACATGGTCTGAGAGAAATTCTGTTCACATATGGGATCTAAGTAAACAATTGGCTGCTGTTGATAATGCTGGAATGATGCAACAGTTTTTGAGAGTTGATCAGAAAAAATCTGTTCCCTTGTATTCTTTTGGTGGTCACTTAGCAGAAGGATTTGCAATGGACTGGTCACCTACAG CTGCAGGAACACTTCTCACTGGAGATTGCCGACACCATATTCATCTCTGGACACCACAAGAGTCTGGAACTTGGCATGTGGATCAACGACCTTTCTCTGCACATACAGATTCTGTTGAAGACGTTCAATGGTCTCCAAACGAGCGAAGT GTGTTTGCATCGTGTTCTGTAGATAAGACGATAAGAATATGGGATACAAGAGCATCCCCATCCTCTGCCTGCATGCTAACAAGAACA GCACATGAAAAAGATATAAATGTAATCAGTTGGAATAAAAAAGAACCTTTTATTGTCAGTGGAGGTGATGACGCTATGTTAAAAGTCTGGGATCTTCGCCAATTTCAG AAAGGAGACCCTGTTGCCACATTTAAGCATCACACTGCAGCTATAACGTCCGTGGAATGGCATCCAAATGAGAGTAGTATATTTGCGGCTGCTGGTGCTGATAATCAAGTCACACAATGGGATCTTGCTGTTGAACCTGATAATCAAGTCGCAATGGAATGCGAGAACAATGATTCGgagcaaaataataataacaatgagAAATTAAAAGACATTCCACCACAATTACTCTTTATTCATCAAGGACAAACTGAAATAAAGGAAATCCATTGGCACCCGCAGATTCCGGGTCTCATAATAAGTACTGCACTTTCGggatttaatgtttttaaaacTATTAGTGTATGA